Proteins encoded within one genomic window of Arachis ipaensis cultivar K30076 chromosome B08, Araip1.1, whole genome shotgun sequence:
- the LOC107611986 gene encoding extensin-like, translated as MGTSRLRLRAMMLLLYMTLASVSLTRCDADRSMRLLLKGPNKHRRNITNTKITKKLKMTKKIDLNPSTFSSNTQPYSVSSPFSLPPYESLPPVPLPDSNNNPPYCVYPPPTSPSANIPTPTGYQSSPPYYYSSPTIPTQGPPPSPTTIITPGPPESFPSPTTIIPGPPESFPSPTTPDIVPSPPENVPGSPEPIENPPIIIPGPPGPSMSPPSFEPTPPYYIPSPSSGGVNPGPPTIYPSPTGGNVPSPVVFQPPVIYPPPSVPPPPNMAPSTALWCVAKPSVPDPIIQEAMNYACWSGADCTSIQPSGPCYEPNTVFAHASYAFNSYWQRTKGAGGNCEFGGTAMLVAVDPSYDGCHFTYN; from the exons ATGGGAACAAGCAGATTGAGACTGAGAGCTATGATGCTTCTTCTCTACATGACTTTAGCATCTGTTTCTCTCACTCGTTGTG ATGCAGATAGATCAATGAGACTACTATTGAAAGGCCCTAATAAACATAGAAGGAACATAACCAACACTAAGATCACAAAGAAATTGAAAATGACAAAGAAAATTGACCTTAACCCAAGCACATTTTCATCAAACACACAACCATATAGTGTTAGCTCCCCATTTTCTTTGCCACCTTATGAATCACTACCTCCAGTTCCATTACCAGACAGCAATAACAACCCTCCATATTGTGTGTATCCACCTCCAACTTCACCTTCAGCCAACATTCCAACACCCACAGGGTATCAATCATCACCCCCTTACTATTACTCCTCACCAACAATTCCAACCCAAGGCCCACCACCAAGCCCCACAACAATCATTACCCCAGGCCCACCAGAGTCATTCCCTAGCCCAACAACAATTATCCCAGGCCCACCTGAGTCCTTCCCCAGCCCAACAACGCCTGACATTGTGCCAAGCCCACCAGAGAATGTGCCCGGCTCACCGGAGCCCATAGAGAATCCCCCAATTATTATACCAGGCCCACCTGGCCCATCAATGAGCCCGCCTTCTTTTGAGCCCACCCCACCGTACTACATTCCGTCCCCTTCTAGCGGTGGTGTCAACCCTGGCCCACCAACTATTTATCCGTCACCAACCGGAGGCAATGTCCCCAGCCCGGTAGTGTTTCAGCCGCCCGTGATTTACCCGCCACCAAGTGTTCCACCGCCGCCGAACATGGCTCCTAGCACGGCGTTGTGGTGTGTAGCCAAGCCATCAGTCCCTGACCCAATTATCCAAGAGGCCATGAATTATGCTTGCTGGTCAGGGGCAGATTGCACTTCGATTCAGCCTAGTGGGCCTTGTTATGAGCCCAACACTGTTTTTGCACATGCTTCATATGCTTTTAATAGCTATTGGCAAAGGACTAAGGGTGCTGGTGGCAATTGTGAATTTGGAGGGACAGCCATGTTGGTCGCTGTTGATCCAA GCTACGATGGATGCCATTTCACTTACAATTGA